AGCGTTTTGATCACGATAACCGATCCCTTTAATGCATAAAAATTGGTATCAAGCGCTGTCACAGGCCCTACCCATTGCAGATGTTTTTTGCGTTCTGGGGTCATGACTGTTGTAAAGAGCGCCGTGTTTGACTCTGTCAGAACCCTTTTATACCCTTCCTCCCATGGGACGACATCCATGGTCGCTTCGTTATGTGTTATTTTGAGCAGCTCCTCCACCACTTCTGTCACCTGTCCGGTAAAATTCCCTTCCTGTGTAAAGTTCAGCGGTGCATACTCTTCGCTTAATATGGTTAAATGATTATTGGTGTTTTTCTTACTATTACATCCTGTAATCATCAATATGACTAATACCAAAAAATATGCTATTTTCTTCACCATACTTTGATCCCCCTTCTTTTGGAAATCCATATGAAATCATTATAGCCCCAGAGACCTTAATAAAGTGTATGGGGTCACATTGTGCCAATTACTCGTTCTCAAGCTCTACTTTATAGTTGGATTGGAGGTATCTCAATAAAAAACTGCTCTCTTTCTCCGCTTCATTATTAGAGTATGCCAAACAGTTGATAGTTTATGTCTTTTTGACCAATGACCACAATACCTCTTTTATTGTTTTTTATACATAAGATTTCATATTGACTACACAAATGTGATATACAATTAATGAATTTCTCTAATTCCAAAGGAGGCTTTGATGAAACAGGATTATTCGAGAAGAGATTTTATCAAATATATGACGGTGCTGGGACTTACTAGCTTTATAAGCACGCCTCTATATGCAAAAACAACTAAAGAAATTGTTAAATATCAAAACAGCCCACATGATGGAAACATATGCAAAGATTGTATGCACTTTATTCCCGAAACAAATGAGTGTAAATTGGTAGAAGGTTCGATAGATCCGGATGGATGGTGTAGTTTATTTTTTAAAAACCCAAATTTGAACACACCTGACAAAAATAATTCTGAGAGTATCTCTTAATTCTGAACCATTTTTCTCGTTGCTACGTTGTACGTGGTAACAACCCTAACATATTTGTCTATTTTTTTGTATCGCGCTTCAGATACCGCTTACTTTCACCTCCTCTATTTTAGGCTAACTCATTGGCTGCTACCCTTTTATTTTTGGTAGCTTCTTTTAGCTTATTGGGTTTGATATCATTTAAACCTGTGCATCTGTAGGTACAACTAACCTTAAAATAATTAACCTCTTAAATAATTTGTTCGGATTAATATATATGACTATAAACTTCTTCTGCTATCATTTGAGCACCTTCCGCATTGGGATGTACATCATCGGGGAATAAGTATTCTTTATCGTACAGGATACTATAGTTATCGATGATAGGTACATTATTGATGGATGCTATATCGTCGATCATAGGGATTAATTCTAAAGGAATATTTTCACTAGGATAACCTTGCGCATCATTATATACCGGTGGTGGATAACATATATAAACAGCAGGCTGAGATGAGAGTGTTTTATAACTTTCAATCAAGTCGGTATAATCGCTTATGAATTGATCCTTATATACCCAGTTGCTAGGCTTTAGGTCATTAGTACCGAACATAATAACAACAATATCGGGATTATAATCGTGAGAAGAAATAAATTTACTTGAATTCCAGTACGATTGAGAAGTATCTTTCAGTGCTGTTGTCCCTGATACACCGAAGTTTTCTACTGCCCATTCTTCCCCAAGTAGTGTTGAAAGTTGTGAAGGATAACTCTGCGTACTAGGAAGATTGGCACCATATGTTATGCTGTCGCCAATACAGGCTACCCGGATTTTGTTTTCACTATCCGATATAGTTCCTCCACCTCCACCACAAGCAATGAAAAGTGCTGAAGAAACAATTGACAGTATTAAAACTATATATCTAATCTTCATGTTAGAGAAGTTCTCCTTTTTTAGAATAGTTTAACACTAAACACCTTGCTAAAATATCTTTATACTTAAAGTATAAAGATATTTTTTGTATTTGATCTTACAATCGATCTGATTTGATTATAAGGTTGGACTTTAATCGGTTCTCTTCAAACTTATTTAACTTAATATACTATAACCATTTGATTATACGAAATAAATTATGAATTTATTATAAGGTTCTTCATATTGATATTCTAATTGAAAATTATGATGTTCTAAAACCCTTTTTACTATATTGAGACCGAGACCATAACCCGGCTTGGTTCTGGAGCTTTCTTCTTGGGTAAATGTGCCTGTATAGTACTCAAGATGATGAGAAAGCGGTTTGCCTATATTGGCTATTTCGATACTTTCATTTTCGATCTTTATCTTAACTTTTCCGCTCTCTTTATATTTGATGGCATTATCTATGAGATTTTTTATAGCAATGGCAAGATAATTGAGATCTGCATTACAAGAGAATCTCTCTTTCATCTCAACCTCTATCTCATCTTCATCAATGATCATCTTTGAAAAAACTTCAGCCAAGATCGTATCGATTGAATAGTATTTAAAATCAAGTTTCAAATTCTCGG
This is a stretch of genomic DNA from Sulfurovum zhangzhouensis. It encodes these proteins:
- a CDS encoding iron oxidase oxidoreductase; the protein is MKQDYSRRDFIKYMTVLGLTSFISTPLYAKTTKEIVKYQNSPHDGNICKDCMHFIPETNECKLVEGSIDPDGWCSLFFKNPNLNTPDKNNSESIS
- a CDS encoding GDSL-type esterase/lipase family protein produces the protein MKIRYIVLILSIVSSALFIACGGGGGTISDSENKIRVACIGDSITYGANLPSTQSYPSQLSTLLGEEWAVENFGVSGTTALKDTSQSYWNSSKFISSHDYNPDIVVIMFGTNDLKPSNWVYKDQFISDYTDLIESYKTLSSQPAVYICYPPPVYNDAQGYPSENIPLELIPMIDDIASINNVPIIDNYSILYDKEYLFPDDVHPNAEGAQMIAEEVYSHIY